The following coding sequences lie in one Arachis ipaensis cultivar K30076 chromosome B03, Araip1.1, whole genome shotgun sequence genomic window:
- the LOC107633177 gene encoding uncharacterized protein LOC107633177 — translation MEEEANTSIILGWPFLATAGAIMDVPKGELVLRLHEEKMVFNVFKEMSYPKESIGECMMADTIEQIVQGVLEEEQCEGTMELEQQASSGELPPGTMENSIMLNPKDNKEMEAPKLELKTLPPSLKYAYLGDNNTYPCADGILRRCISHEEGHEVLWQCHGSAYRGHYSGERTVAKVLQCGFYWPTIFKDAKDLVSRCDECQSAGNLPKRNEMSQRFIMELELFDVWGINFMGPSHPPTQTIIYWWL, via the exons ATGGAAGAAGAGGCtaacacatcaatcatcctaggaTGGCcgttcctagctactgctggagccatcatggATGTGCCAAAAGGGGAATTAGTCTTGAGGttacatgaagagaagatggtcttcaatgtctttaAGGAAATGAGTTatcccaaggaatccataggagaatgcatgatggCAGACACCATAGAACAGATAGTTCAAGGggttttggaagaagaacaatgtgaaggaACTATGGAATTAGAACAACAAGCATCAAGTGGAGAACTACCACCAGGAACCATGGAGAATTCAATCATGTTAAACCCTAAGGACAACAAGGAAATGgaggcaccaaaactagagctgaagaCCTTACCACcaagcttgaaatatgcatatttggGTGATAACAACACttaccca tgtgctgatggaatcttGAGAAGGTGTATTTCCCATGAGGAAGGACATGAAGTGCTTTGGCAATGTCATGGATCTGCATATAGAGGCCATTATAGTGGGGAAAGAACTGTAGCTAAGGTGCTGCAATGTGGGTTCTACTGGCCAACCATTTTCAAAGATGCAAAGGATTTGGTGTCAagatgtgatgaatgccaaagtgCTGGCAATCtacccaagagaaatgagatgtcACAGAGGTTCATAATGGAGTTAGAATTATTTGACGTGTGGGGAATTAATTTTATGGGACCATCCCATCCTCCTACTCAAACAATTATATATTGGTGGCTGTAG